The DNA window ATAGGATTTGAGGATCCTAATCTAACTGCAGCAGTTTCTGATAACTTGGAGAAGGTTTCTAAGCAAAGAGAGATAAGTTGTTCTTGAATCTAATACATAGTAATTGTTATTTAGATATAggaaaaattaattgtcaaaaGCTCCCTTATTTGGTGCTTGATAGAACCatttaaatgtataaatatgtttatatgtaacattttgtaatctcaacacatttggatttgtaactGTATAATATTCAGCATTTGTGCCTTCGTCTTAATACCGTTAGGATAACTCCTACGAAAGACAGAAAATCAGACACAACACTGGTAGAATCGGTGAGTGTTCATTAGAATTATGTCAAGCTATGAGTCTGAATGATTCAGCAATTCTATGAAAATCTGCTGAAACATTTTTCCATGCTGATTCTGGTGCTTGAGCATTTAAGGTGTATAACTGGCCACCGCTAGCACAGCAAACTGCTACATTATGACGTTGAAACAAAGGGCTTTCGACTCTGAATTCCAGCTCGTAGTAGCTGACTTTTGTAATAGAGTCCTCCCTCAAGCTCGATTCTATCAAAGTTCCTTTTACATCCGGTCGTCGACCGGTGATTGTCTTCACTACAGCTTCTCCCACTTCCTTCGGTCCTCCAAACGCTTCAATCCTGCAAAGTTGAGATCCTAAAATATCAAACACCAACACTTTGATTTCAGTTCAAGCAtcaattatcaatttatatctATATGGCAGCCGAATGAAATTTGAGAGAATAAAATTGTCACTGGGTACAGGGAGTGCGATGTCTCCAGTTTGTACGATTGATGTGTACTGCCACATAGTCAAAAAAATTCGGGATTTCATTAAAAAAGCTGCCTACAATGAtcaatttattatgttttaaagtttggtaaCGGAATTGCGAAAATAAAAAGTGTGAAGAAGACTCACGAGAAATCAAGAGGAACCGGCGAGACAATTACACTAACATTGAGCTCACCACTAGAACCCGGTGGACCAAACGCAACAACAGGTTCATTCACATTCTTGCGCCGTCTATTATCATTATAGAGAGGAGGTGGATCCATTGATCTCTCTAATTCCTTCTTCTCAACTGCTCGATACAATAGCGTTTGATCACCAACCCAACTCGCCGGATAAATAAACTCTGTTTTACAACACATAAAATGCTTCAAATCACCGTTTTCACAATTGAATGAACGTATGATATGGCTCTAATTGCGTCTTTTATAAGTATCTcatggatttttttatttaaaaataacgtatagaaaaaagttaaaacaacaATGTGAACGGagttgactttttttttatacctttttaatGCATTTAAACTGATATACACGAGGTGCTAACGAGAGATGCATGTtatacattagggtcatttttgaacCATTTACTAATAGTCTAATATGAACTTACTCACCGAATCCTTCATTTGTTTGAATACAACGGCTATACCCTTGAATCGGGTAAAGCACATCAAGCTTAAGATTCCGGCCATTTTCCGGTGATAATCCGAGGAAAAAACTCGTAATGCCACCAAAATTTGCACCAACGGCTACTAAAGAAGCTGAGCCAACACCAACCAATAACCGTCGCCTAAATGTGGATGCTAAAGGTGCGAATTGCTCGGCAGGAAGCCTCGGCAATTCTTCTTTATTTTGGCCTGAGGCAGCTTTGCAATGGGATGCATGAAGATTATGCAATGCCATGGCTATCTGAAAATGGCTGGAGCCACACAATTTTTGTTGTGCTTCCTCAAATACTGGGCCGTGAAGAGATGGTCATTCATGGGTTTTACTACACGGGCTAAAGATGGGTCTGTTGGGCCCtgatatatcaaatatttttggatTACAAAATACTTAAGAACAACAAAAATAGGACTGTTTATACAATGCAACACGAGCATTTacgatataaatttttttaattatagctTTAATAATTGAATACTTACTCATTGGTTTATTACACGAATGACGTAACACAACcgttgtgttgtataattatcCCAAAATATTAACTGAAATTAACAATTATTCTATAACTTATAAACACTGTTTTGACGTGTATCAAAGTTGAAATTTTTAtatgctttaattttttttatttcaaattttattccAGCCTATGGCTTTTATAAAATGATTTCTAAAACATTGTTGCAAccgtttaaaaaaatatttctaaaaactCTCTTGATGAACatctatttttataaacaactaataaaaataatacatccCACGACACTAACTCATTAAAGATCTAAGGACAAACTCTATTAACTTATATACAAGTCagtcaaaattttatatttctagaatttataatataaacttaaaatttcaaatacttCAATTTCAAATAATCAAGGTTAAACTCATTTGTCCAGAATTACGATATAAACATTTTACTTCGGGAATTTCCTCAAAATGACATTAGAGCATTCAATTATCAACCCTAGAGCTAACAACACATTTACACAATATCAAAATTCTCATTGAACATCTCAACTCCAACATGCAAGGCAAAACTCAAGACAATCAAGTTATAGTCAAGGATTTTTTAACAACACCCTTAATTTGAAAAAACTGCTAAAACTGActcctaattaaaaaaaagcatttgatttaaatatctcGAAAGTGATCTCCTCAGAAAATGAAGCGATTCCATTGAGGGAATAAAGAGAAAACCCtttttggttttaaaaattCACACTTTGAACAAATCTTGAtcaaatttctttaaatttttattgcaTGCATGATTTTCTTGGATCAAACACTTTGATTAAGTGattatttgtcaatttttaGCCCGTTCAAACCTTAAATTGTCTCTCTTCAAAGAAAAGAACCCCAAATTGACATAAATATTTATCCAAACACCAAATTGTCATTTTTGAACAAGTTAAGAtatcaaatttgaaattatcCCATTTCATAGTTGACTTAACCTaagattttataaatatttttttttaataattgggggAGGAGGAGCGCTTGTGGATCATTTTATAT is part of the Mercurialis annua linkage group LG3, ddMerAnnu1.2, whole genome shotgun sequence genome and encodes:
- the LOC126673040 gene encoding psbP domain-containing protein 7, chloroplastic-like isoform X2 — its product is MALHNLHASHCKAASGQNKEELPRLPAEQFAPLASTFRRRLLVGVGSASLVAVGANFGGITSFFLGLSPENGRNLKLDVLYPIQGYSRCIQTNEGFEFIYPASWVGDQTLLYRAVEKKELERSMDPPPLYNDNRRRKNVNEPVVAFGPPGSSGELNVSVIVSPVPLDFSIEAFGGPKEVGEAVVKTITGRRPDVKGTLIESSLREDSITKVSYYELEFRVESPLFQRHNVAVCCASGGQLYTLNAQAPESAWKNVSADFHRIAESFRLIA
- the LOC126673040 gene encoding psbP domain-containing protein 7, chloroplastic-like isoform X1 — its product is MALHNLHASHCKAASGQNKEELPRLPAEQFAPLASTFRRRLLVGVGSASLVAVGANFGGITSFFLGLSPENGRNLKLDVLYPIQGYSRCIQTNEGFEFIYPASWVGDQTLLYRAVEKKELERSMDPPPLYNDNRRRKNVNEPVVAFGPPGSSGELNVSVIVSPVPLDFSTHQSYKLETSHSLIEAFGGPKEVGEAVVKTITGRRPDVKGTLIESSLREDSITKVSYYELEFRVESPLFQRHNVAVCCASGGQLYTLNAQAPESAWKNVSADFHRIAESFRLIA